A part of uncultured Acidilobus sp. JCHS genomic DNA contains:
- a CDS encoding ornithine carbamoyltransferase codes for MTSPHELKGRDLLCLTDYSAEQITFLLDLAAQLKARYYAGERVLDVLRGRSIAMIFEKPSTRTRVSLQAAAYQLGAQPIVLSASELQLGRGETIPDTARTLSRFVDAITARVYRHSDLEVLAKYATVPVINALSDLSHPLQALADFLTIREKLGRLKGVKLAFVGDGSDNMLHSLLVAGSKLGVSVYVASPSSLQPDKRILEAARREAEASGAEIRFTEDPFEAVDGADVVYTDVWVSMGQESIAEQKRRLLSTYQVNAKLMERASSRVIFMHCLPAHRGEEVTDEVIEGPWSVVWDEAENRLHTAKAVLASLVP; via the coding sequence TTGACGTCCCCTCATGAGCTCAAGGGGAGGGACCTCCTGTGCCTAACTGATTACAGCGCTGAGCAGATAACCTTCCTCCTTGACCTGGCAGCCCAGCTCAAGGCCAGGTACTACGCGGGCGAGAGGGTCCTTGACGTCCTGAGGGGCAGGTCAATAGCCATGATATTTGAGAAGCCCTCCACAAGGACCCGCGTGAGCCTTCAGGCCGCCGCCTACCAGCTGGGCGCGCAGCCCATAGTACTGAGCGCCTCAGAGCTCCAGCTCGGCCGCGGCGAGACAATACCTGACACCGCGAGGACCCTCTCGAGGTTCGTTGACGCGATCACAGCGAGGGTCTACAGGCACTCAGACCTTGAGGTCCTGGCCAAGTACGCCACCGTGCCCGTCATAAACGCCCTCAGCGACCTCTCCCACCCCCTTCAGGCCCTGGCGGACTTCTTGACGATAAGGGAGAAGCTTGGGAGGCTCAAAGGGGTCAAGCTGGCCTTCGTGGGCGACGGAAGCGATAACATGCTCCACAGCCTTCTAGTGGCGGGCTCCAAGCTGGGCGTCAGCGTGTACGTGGCGTCGCCGAGCTCCCTTCAGCCTGACAAGCGCATCCTCGAGGCGGCCAGAAGGGAGGCTGAGGCCAGCGGCGCCGAGATAAGGTTCACGGAGGACCCCTTCGAGGCCGTGGACGGCGCTGACGTGGTCTACACTGACGTCTGGGTCAGCATGGGCCAGGAGAGCATAGCTGAGCAGAAGAGGCGCCTCCTAAGCACTTACCAGGTCAACGCCAAGCTCATGGAGAGGGCCTCGAGCAGGGTCATCTTCATGCACTGCCTCCCGGCCCACCGCGGCGAGGAGGTGACAGACGAAGTCATAGAAGGCC